In Colletotrichum destructivum chromosome 8, complete sequence, the following proteins share a genomic window:
- a CDS encoding Putative major facilitator superfamily, MFS transporter superfamily translates to MSSNAKETGVFSDNVHLPRDGTISPSTDREEVPISSVGEVLQSQGVTRMEAVYREAKQSRLSFYLVGVSVLVCAWAYSLDGSTTSYYSIDASSHYKQHSSVLSTLSIATGIISAVSKPFVAKISDVTSRPYTYIVTLLFYVVGYVVAASSASVSAYVAGEVLVAVGSSGLDLTNDIIVADLTPLEWRGFVSSLLSTPFIINTWFAGKIVDAVQARDQWRWGYGMFAIIMPAALGPAIATLLYLDRKARNEGVVNLASSNAARRAAKELAEEKGYDGPRGAIVAAAPLEPSATWTESLKRSLVEIDAFGLVLLGFGWTLLLLPFSLKTYADRGWRNQSLIAMMVVGGVLLVAYVVYEMKWAKVPSAPRRLVMNKTFLMAIVIDSFYMLAGNMRGLYWSSYVYIAKPWSSQDWVYYNNTLTLALCVFGLVAGLLQRWTHRYKMLQIIGLCIKIIGMGIMIDGPRATMSTAPMVLSLVMIGCGGAFSVVGSRVASQASVPHQDVALAIALLSLWSKIGSSVGSAVVAVIWADRMPKLLRRHLPASATDKDVQSLFNSVRTIRTKYAFDDPMRQGAIEAYRRTLYYCLVPALALAFVPLVAALFQTNFYLGKQHNAVTNVGNDGLVLREEDRNPEPLPPASNKKEAFLRFWAGRK, encoded by the exons atgaGCAGCAACGCCAAAGAGACAGGCGTCTTCTCAGACAATGTCCATCTTCCCAGGGACGGCACCATCTCCCCCTCGACGGACCGCGAGGAAGTGCCCATCTCCTCCGTGGGCGAGGTCCTCCAGTCCCAAGGCGTCACGCGCATGGAGGCCGTCTACCGCGAGGCCAAGCAAAGCCGGCTCTCGTTctacctcgtcggcgtctcggTGCTCGTCTGCGCGTGGGCCTACTCGCTCGacggctcgacgacgtcctaCTACAGCATCGACGCCTCGTCGCACTACAAGCAGCACTCTTCCGTGCTTTCGACGCTCTCCATCGCCACCGGcatcatctcggccgtctcgaagCCCTTCGTCGCCAAGATCTCCGACGTCACCTCCCGGCCGTACACGTACATCGTCACGCTCCTCTTCTACGTCGTCGGCTACGTCGTcgcggcctcgagcgcctccgTCTCTGCCTACGTCGCgggcgaggtcctcgtcgccgtcggctcgTCGGGGCTCGACCTCACCAACGACATCATCGTCGCGGACCTGACGCCCCTGGAGTGGCGCGGGTTCGTCAGCTCGCTGCTGTCGACGcccttcatcatcaacacctGGTTCGCCGGCAAgatcgtcgacgccgtgcagGCGAGGGACCAGTGGCGGTGGGGGTACGGCATGttcgccatcatcatgcccgccgccctcggcccggCCATCGCGACCCTGCTGTACCTCGACAGGAAGGCCAGGaacgagggcgtcgtcaacCTCGCGTCCTCGAACGCGGCTCGTCGTGCGGCGAAGGAGCTAGCTGAGGAGAAGGGCTACGACGGGCCCCGCGGCGCCATCGTGGCTGCCGCTCCCCTGGAACCTTCGGCCACCTGGACCGAGAGCCTCAAGcgcagcctcgtcgagatcgacgcgTTCGGGCTTGTTCTTCTGGGGTTTGGGTGGactctgctgcttctgccgTTTAGTCTGAAGACGTACGCGGACCGTGGCTGGCGGAACCAGTCCCTCATCGCCATGATGGTCGTAGGAGGGGTTCTGCTCGTCGCCTACGTCGTCTACGAGATGAAGTGGGCAAAGGTGCCGAGCGCGCCGCGCAGACTCGTCATGAACAAGACGTTTCTGATGGCTATCGTCATTGACTCTTTTTACATGC TCGCCGGCAACATGAGAGGCCTGTACTGGTCATCCTACGTGTACATCGCCAAGCCGTGGTCCTCGCAAGACTGGGTGTACTACAACAACACGCTGACCCTCGCCCTCTGCGTCTTCGGTCtggtcgccggcctcctccagcGGTGGACACACCGCTACAAGATGCTCCAGATCATCGGCCTCTGCATCAAGATCATCGGCATGGGCATCATGATTGACGGGCCCCGGGCcacgatgtcgacggcgcccatgGTCCTCTCGCTCGTCATGatcggctgcggcggcgccttctccgtcgtcggctccCGCGTGGCCTCGCAGGCGTCCGTACCTCACCAGGACGTCGCCCTGGCCATCGCCCTGCTCTCGCTCTGGTCCAAGATCGGCAGCTCCgtcggcagcgccgtcgtcgccgtcatctggGCGGACAGGATGCCAAAGCTCCTGCGCCGTCACCTGCCCGCCTCCGCGACGGACAAGGACGTTCAGAGCCTCTTCAACAGCGTCCGGACGATCCGCACCAAGTACGCCTTTGACGACCCCATGAGGCAGGGGGCCATCGAGGCGTACCGCCGTACGCTGTACTACTGCCTCGTGccggcgctggcgttggcgttcGTTCCCCTCGTCGCGGCCCTCTTTCAGACCAACTTCTACCTCGGCAAGCAGCACAACGCCGTAACGAACGTTGGCAACGATGGACTGGTGCTCAGAGAGGAAGACCGCAACCCGGAGCCCCTGCCGCCAGCGAGTAACAAGAAGGAGGCGTTTCTGAGGTTTTGGGCTGGGAGGAAATAA